Proteins from a genomic interval of Bacteroidota bacterium:
- a CDS encoding type II toxin-antitoxin system RelE/ParE family toxin, translated as MALEIKWSKRADSKFDTILEYLSIEWGEKNTESFVKKVYDFLDILSEFPEIGTLENKEKGIRGFTITKQLNVFYQIRENDIVILNFFDNRQSPQKRKF; from the coding sequence ATGGCTTTAGAAATTAAGTGGTCAAAAAGAGCTGATTCAAAATTTGACACTATCCTGGAATACTTATCGATTGAATGGGGAGAAAAAAATACGGAATCATTTGTTAAAAAGGTATACGACTTTCTTGATATTTTATCAGAATTTCCTGAAATTGGAACTCTTGAAAATAAAGAAAAGGGAATACGAGGGTTTACAATTACAAAACAATTAAATGTTTTCTATCAAATAAGAGAAAATGATATTGTAATTTTAAACTTTTTTGACAACAGGCAAAGTCCC